AAAGCAGAAGTCATCAAAAAATTCCACCCTTGCCTTTAATTCATCGGAGATCCGGTCGTCATGCACCCTGCATTTGATGTGACGGAGGTGCTTAAGCTCAAAAGGCCTTACTTCATAATGCTTTTTCAGGGACCAGTGCTTGGAATGGTGGATTTTATACATGCTTTCCTTCACACTCCAGATAATGGTATAATATGTCACTTCATTGTCAGGAGGGATAAAGCCTCTTTCATGTTCATGTGTGAACTTATCAATCACCCTTAAGATTTTAGGATTGAATTTTTCAATATCGATCCCGATTTTATTTCTGGAGACAGCAATAGCAGCAAACGGAAAAGAATGGGTAATGGAAATTTCCGCATTCTTCGGGGAAAGGAATGGCTCGCGCTCTTTATATAAAATTTTTGACTCCGGCTTTAATCCTTTCAGCAGTTTGCGCACCATTAAAACCTCCAGGAGCTTTTTCGGATGATAGTCTTTTACTTTTCCGGCATTTTCAGGTTCTAAAAGCTGATGGATATCCAGTTCTTCCGTTTCATCATACTTCCATATAAGGATGGTGGCATTGTCATCAGAAAAATCACGGTAAAGAGGCATGGGATTATTTTAGGTGATAAAATTAATAAAAAGAAATGTAATATCTGATGCCGAATTAAGCCCGGACTGTAATATACAGGCTTTATAAATCATTCCTTCCATCTATCAGACCGATATACCGGAACTGAAACTGCTGTTTTTATATATAAATTATTAGTTGTAATTTTGCACTTTACAAACAGAAAAAAACATATTCATTCATATGAGTACTACGACACAATACCTTCCTTATAAAGTTAAGGATATTTCCCTGGCAGAATGGGGAAGAAAAGAAATCACCCTTGCAGAAGCAGAAATGCCGGGCTTAATGGCAATCCGTGAAGAATACGGGCCATCCCAGCCGTTGAAAGGGGCAAGAATTGCAGGATGCCTTCACATGACGATCCAGACTGCTGTGCTTATTGAGACCTTAGTGGCTCTGGGTGCTGACGTTACCTGGTCTTCCTGTAATATTTTCTCTACCCAGGACCATGCAGCGGCAGCAATTGCAGCGGCAGGAATCCCGGTATATGCATGGAAAGGCCTTAATGAAGAGGATTTCGACTGGTGTATTGAGCAGACGCTGTTCTTTGGGGAAGACAGAAAACCGCTGAACATGATCTTAGATGACGGCGGAGACTTAACCAATATGGTTTTTGACAAATACCCTGAATTCACAAAAGACATCAAAGGGCTTTCTGAAGAAACCACAACCGGAGTCCACAGGCTGTACGAAAGAATGAAGAACGGAACTTTGGTAATGCCGGCCATCAACGTAAATGATTCCGTGACCAAATCCAAATTCGACAATAAATACGGATGTAAGGAATCTGCAGTAGATGCGGTAAGAAGAGCTACAGACATCATGTTAGCAGGTAAAAGAGTGGTGGTTTGCGGATACGGAGACGTGGGTAAAGGAACGGCAGCTTCATTCAGAGGAGCCGGTTCTATTGTTACCGTAACTGAAATCGACCCGATCTGTGCACTTCAGGCTGCCATGGACGGTTATGAAGTGAAAAGACTGGATACCGTAGTGGATAATGCAGATATCGTAATCACAACTACCGGGAACTTCAACATTGT
The sequence above is a segment of the Chryseobacterium sp. JJR-5R genome. Coding sequences within it:
- a CDS encoding 4'-phosphopantetheinyl transferase family protein encodes the protein MPLYRDFSDDNATILIWKYDETEELDIHQLLEPENAGKVKDYHPKKLLEVLMVRKLLKGLKPESKILYKEREPFLSPKNAEISITHSFPFAAIAVSRNKIGIDIEKFNPKILRVIDKFTHEHERGFIPPDNEVTYYTIIWSVKESMYKIHHSKHWSLKKHYEVRPFELKHLRHIKCRVHDDRISDELKARVEFFDDFCFTIVEEQAPGLL
- the ahcY gene encoding adenosylhomocysteinase; amino-acid sequence: MSTTTQYLPYKVKDISLAEWGRKEITLAEAEMPGLMAIREEYGPSQPLKGARIAGCLHMTIQTAVLIETLVALGADVTWSSCNIFSTQDHAAAAIAAAGIPVYAWKGLNEEDFDWCIEQTLFFGEDRKPLNMILDDGGDLTNMVFDKYPEFTKDIKGLSEETTTGVHRLYERMKNGTLVMPAINVNDSVTKSKFDNKYGCKESAVDAVRRATDIMLAGKRVVVCGYGDVGKGTAASFRGAGSIVTVTEIDPICALQAAMDGYEVKRLDTVVDNADIVITTTGNFNIVRKEHFLKLKDKAIVCNIGHFDNEIDMAWLNENYGHTKSEVKPQVDIYTLEEGKEVIILAEGRLVNLGCATGHPSFVMSNSFSNQTLAQIELWNNAEAYGNEVYMLPKHLDEKVAALHLKKLSIELETLSPEQAEYIGVDVKGPFKPEYYRY